A region from the Methylocystis iwaonis genome encodes:
- the gspG gene encoding type II secretion system major pseudopilin GspG, which translates to MQKGFERSSKARTARRNRFLRVRGRRAGFTLVEMLVVLAIIGSIVGLVGPRVLNYLSESKVKTAQIQMENLSSALDLFYLDAGRYPSTEEGLNALVQRPAGVSSWSGPYLKAAGVPKDPWGHAYLYRAPGQSGPYDVGSLGPEGREGGAGALSRSAPSK; encoded by the coding sequence ATGCAAAAGGGATTTGAACGATCGTCGAAAGCGCGGACGGCGCGCCGTAATCGCTTCCTGCGCGTTCGCGGCCGTCGAGCCGGCTTCACGCTTGTCGAAATGCTGGTCGTGCTCGCGATCATCGGCTCGATCGTCGGTCTCGTCGGGCCGCGCGTGCTGAACTATCTGTCGGAATCCAAGGTTAAGACGGCGCAGATTCAAATGGAGAATCTTTCCAGCGCGCTCGATCTCTTCTACCTCGACGCGGGTCGTTATCCCTCGACAGAGGAAGGATTGAACGCGCTGGTGCAGCGGCCGGCGGGCGTCTCCTCCTGGAGCGGCCCCTATCTGAAAGCGGCCGGCGTTCCCAAAGACCCCTGGGGCCATGCTTATCTTTACCGCGCGCCGGGTCAGAGCGGGCCTTACGACGTCGGCTCGCTCGGGCCGGAAGGGCGCGAAGGCGGCGCCGGCGCGCTATCCCGCAGCGCCCCGTCGAAATGA
- a CDS encoding general secretion pathway protein GspK, with the protein MTRFKFASARRKRRAGFALLAVIWGTGLIAMMVVAFMTSGRLRLQTAHNIAGATQASFIAESAINLATLTLLSKRDAAVGGPNAEPIVYDGAPSFCVLDGAAIALAIEEEGGKIDLNAATPELLQLALAGIGLDQRAAKAVANAIVSFRTAAAPGQIAPTPASDKPIEPKHGLFETVLELDQVSGVDPALFRALIPLVTVHSRSPGIDPQTSPPALFAALSSFPVEQVGLLAATPYPNQLNRKDSRFPMNFVQLADHGAYLIHAEALLASGQTSAKDAIVDMRPSSGKPFALKEMRRGSSRYAQRLREVIASNGAGVPDC; encoded by the coding sequence ATGACGCGATTTAAGTTTGCTTCCGCGCGCCGCAAGAGGCGCGCGGGATTTGCCCTGCTCGCGGTGATTTGGGGCACGGGCCTGATTGCAATGATGGTCGTCGCCTTCATGACGTCGGGGCGTCTGAGGCTGCAGACCGCGCATAATATCGCCGGCGCAACGCAGGCGAGTTTCATCGCCGAAAGCGCCATCAATCTCGCCACGCTGACCCTGCTCTCGAAACGCGACGCGGCGGTCGGGGGGCCAAACGCCGAACCAATCGTCTATGACGGCGCGCCGAGCTTCTGCGTCCTCGACGGCGCGGCAATCGCGCTGGCGATAGAGGAAGAAGGCGGCAAAATCGACCTCAACGCCGCGACGCCGGAATTGCTGCAACTGGCGTTGGCCGGAATCGGGCTCGACCAACGCGCCGCGAAAGCCGTCGCCAATGCGATCGTCTCTTTCCGCACGGCCGCGGCGCCGGGTCAGATCGCCCCGACGCCGGCGTCGGATAAGCCCATCGAGCCGAAGCATGGTTTGTTCGAGACAGTTCTGGAGCTCGATCAGGTTTCGGGCGTCGATCCGGCGCTGTTTCGAGCTTTGATCCCGCTCGTCACCGTCCACTCCCGCAGCCCGGGAATAGATCCTCAGACGAGCCCTCCAGCGCTATTCGCGGCGCTCAGCAGCTTTCCGGTGGAGCAGGTCGGGCTACTCGCGGCGACGCCTTACCCCAACCAGCTCAACCGCAAAGACTCGCGTTTTCCGATGAATTTCGTTCAGCTCGCCGATCACGGCGCCTATCTGATTCACGCCGAAGCGCTGCTCGCCTCGGGTCAGACCAGCGCCAAGGACGCAATTGTCGATATGCGGCCGTCGAGCGGCAAGCCGTTCGCGCTCAAAGAAATGCGCCGCGGCTCCTCCAGATATGCGCAAAGGCTTCGCGAGGTGATCGCGAGCAATGGAGCGGGCGTTCCCGACTGCTGA
- a CDS encoding DUF1778 domain-containing protein, whose translation MSRAVVRKEHPLSMRLPEADLAIIDRAAALRGRSRTDFVRDAAVRAAEDVLMETAPIRMTAAGFEAFVAALSGPATSAPEIVELSQRAAPWETGDSDAERAEAWRSPAPNR comes from the coding sequence GTGTCCCGAGCCGTCGTGCGCAAAGAGCATCCGCTTTCGATGCGGTTGCCGGAAGCCGATCTCGCCATCATCGATCGGGCGGCCGCGCTACGCGGTCGCTCGCGCACCGACTTCGTGCGCGACGCAGCCGTACGCGCGGCCGAAGACGTGCTGATGGAGACGGCGCCCATTCGGATGACTGCCGCCGGGTTCGAAGCGTTCGTGGCGGCATTGTCTGGACCAGCCACCTCGGCGCCGGAGATCGTCGAGCTTTCCCAACGTGCGGCGCCGTGGGAGACCGGTGATTCGGATGCCGAGAGGGCTGAGGCTTGGCGATCTCCCGCCCCGAACCGCTGA